The Pyrus communis chromosome 2, drPyrComm1.1, whole genome shotgun sequence genome includes a window with the following:
- the LOC137726533 gene encoding G-type lectin S-receptor-like serine/threonine-protein kinase At4g27290: MQALRSFFACLFFSFSLLRISAATALGTITPSGYIRDGETLVSVGGSYELGFFSPGKSKSRYLGIWYTVSADAVVWVANRGTPLGDSSGLLKLTEQGVLVLLNSSNSIVWSSNSSRIAGNPVSQLLDSGNLVVQDGKETNPDNFLWQSFDYPCDTFLPEMKIGWDLVTGIERYISSWKSTEDPAPGEFSGRIDQRGLPQFFIMKGAKIQARGGSWNGLYLTGYGYGVTEPNPISGSEFVMNKDEVYFDYRLRNMSVFSRYVLNPLGVAEKFTWVYQTQSWELAFSFLADRCENYALCGPFSSCSINSSSPLCACLKGFVPKSLKDWNSGYWSDGCVRRTPLACRVGDGFLKYSGIKLPDTSSSWFDKRMSLSECNGLCLGNCSCTAYANLDIREGGSGCVLWFGNLIDIKEFTPGGGQDLYIRAAASELDHVKKKSNFNKRQLLAILLSSAVFLMGLLIGGIILYIQKKKLRNEGHRRKDCSDEYLGEDGEEMELPLFDLTTIAKATDNFSSRNRLGEGGFGPVYKGTLIGGKEIAVKRLSKNSGQGMREFKTEVILIAKLQHRNLVKLLGCCIQKDEKILIYEFMPNKSLDFYIFDQEGKKLLDWPKCFHIISGVARGLLYLHQDSRLRIIHRDLKCSNILLDNNMNPKISDFGLAKTFGGDQSQANTNRVVGTYGYMSPEYATDGTFSMKSDVFSLGVILLEMLSRKKNRGFRHPDHDHNLLGHAWILWIQDKPLELIDKTFCDSCNISEMIRCLHVGLLCVQRVPEDRPSMSSVVLMLSSGDVLPPPKQPGFYTERSVHESPTRTLPCSENTFSITMIEAR; this comes from the exons ATGCAAGCCTTGAGAAGCTTTTTTGCGTGCTTGTTCTTCTCATTCTCCCTTCTAAGAATCTCAGCTGCAACAGCACTGGGCACAATCACTCCGAGTGGATATATAAGAGATGGCGAAACTCTGGTTTCAGTAGGTGGAAGCTATGAACTGGGATTCTTCAGCCCTGGTAAATCGAAAAGCCGTTACTTGGGAATATGGTACACTGTTTCTGCTGATGCAGTTGTGTGGGTAGCCAACAGAGGAACACCACTTGGTGATTCTTCAGGACTTTTGAAGCTCACGGAGCAAGGAGTTCTAGTCCTCCTGAATAGCTCAAACAGCATTGTGTGGTCATCGAATTCATCAAGAATCGCGGGGAATCCAGTATCGCAACTATTGGATTCTGGAAATCTTGTGGTGCAAGATGGGAAAGAAACTAACCCGGATAACTTCTTGTGGCAGAGTTTTGATTATCCTTGTGACACATTCCTACCGGAAATGAAGATTGGTTGGGACTTGGTTACCGGTATAGAGAGGTATATATCGTCTTGGAAGAGCACAGAAGATCCTGCTCCGGGAGAGTTTTCCGGACGAATAGATCAGCGTGGCTTAccacaattttttattatgaaagGAGCTAAGATACAAGCCAGAGGAGGGTCATGGAATGGCCTTTATTTGACAGGATACGGATATGGTGTCACAGAACCAAATCCAATATCTGGGTCTGAATTTGTGATGAACAAGGATGAGGTCTATTTTGATTACAGGCTCCGGAACATGTCAGTGTTCTCGAGATATGTATTGAACCCATTAGGAGTCGCTGAGAAGTTCACATGGGTGTACCAAACACAGAGTTGGGAACTTGCCTTTTCATTCCTAGCAGATCGGTGTGAAAATTATGCCTTGTGTGGTCCATTTTCTAGTTGCAGTATCAATAGTAGCTCCCCATTATGTGCATGCTTGAAGGGATTTGTACCAAAATCTTTGAAAGATTGGAATTCGGGATATTGGTCTGATGGATGTGTTCGAAGGACTCCGTTGGCCTGCAGGGTTGGAGATGgcttcttaaagtatagtgggATTAAATTGCCAGACACATCTTCCTCATGGTTTGATAAAAGAATGAGCCTTAGTGAATGCAATGGATTATGTTTGGGAAACTGCTCATGCACGGCGTATGCAAATCTAGACATCAGGGAGGGAGGAAGTGGCTGCGTGCTTTGGTTTGGTAACCTCATCGACATAAAAGAATTCACTCCCGGCGGTGGTCAAGACCTTTATATACGGGCGGCAGCTTCAGAACTAG ATCATGTTAAGAAAAAGAGCAATTTCAACAAGAGACAGCTACTAGCAATTCTCCTCAGCTCTGCAGTTTTTCTCATGGGACTGCTAATAGGTGGAATAATATTGTACATACAGAAGAAGAAACTCAGAAATGAAG GACACAGAAGAAAGGATTGCAGTGACGAGTACCTCGGAGAAGACGGGGAAGAGATGGAGTTACCACTGTTTGACTTGACCACCATAGCTAAAGCCACTGACAACTTTTCAAGCCGCAACAGGCTGGGAGAAGGTGGCTTTGGACCTGTGTACAAG GGTACACTAATAGGAGGAAAAGAAATTGCAGTAAAGAGGCTTTCAAAGAATTCCGGACAAGGAATGAGAGAGTTCAAAACAGAAGTTATACTCATAGCCAAACTTCAGCATCGCAATCTTGTTAAACTTCTCGGTTGTTGCATTCAAAAAGACGAAAAGATTCTAATATATGAATTCATGCCCAACAAAAGCTTGGACTTCTATATTTTTG ATCAGGAGGGAAAAAAATTGCTCGACTGGCCTAAGTGCTTCCACATTATTAGTGGAGTTGCTCGAGGGCTTCTTTATCTTCACCAAGACTCTAGATTAAGGATTATACATCGAGATCTTAAATGTAGTAATATTCTGTTAGATAATAATATGAACCCGAAGATTTCAGACTTCGGCCTGGCTAAAACATTCGGCGGTGACCAAAGTCAGGCCAATACAAATAGAGTGGTTGGAACCTA TGGTTATATGTCTCCAGAATATGCAACAGATGGCACTTTCTCGATGAAATCTGATGTGTTTAGCTTGGGAGTCATATTGCTCGAGATGTTGAGCAGGAAGAAGAATAGGGGATTTCGTCATCCAGATCACGACCACAACCTTCTTGGACAT GCATGGATACTATGGATTCAAGATAAACCACTAGAATTGATCGATAAGACGTTTTGTGATTCATGCAACATATCTGAAATGATAAGGTGTCTTCATGTGGGCCTGTTATGTGTGCAAAGAGTACCTGAGGATAGACCAAGCATGTCATCTGTGGTTCTGATGTTGAGCAGTGGTGATGTCTTGCCGCCTCCAAAGCAGCCTGGTTTTTACACTGAACGAAGCGTCCATGAATCACCAACAAGGACGCTTCCATGTTCAGAGAATACTTTCAGCATTACGATGATAGAAGCTCGGTAG